From the Flavobacterium gyeonganense genome, the window TCTTAATGATATTAAAAACGGTAAAACTGTGTACTATTTCTTTAATGGAATGACTGAAATGTATCGTAGTAATAAAGAAATGGGGCAGATATTATCAAAATACAAAATAGAGATAGATTCAGCAATGACAAGTTGTATAGCCCCGCCCAAAGGATTTACAAGAAATTGCTACATTTCTATAATGAGAAATGAAATTGAAAAAAGACATGGAAAAAAATTTATTGATTCTATTAGAGTTTTAGCCGAGAAACAGTATGCCGAAAATCATCCAAATATCATTTTTGATTTTGAAGAATGTGACACAATTTCGAGGTATCCCGGCACGAAAAACTATAGAGACTTCTTCCATAAACCTGACATGGATTTTTCAAAAGTATTCAAGTATCCTATAGGTTATAAATACAAAACAGGGAAATATTTTTCAAGTACTGACGTAAGCTTTGTTTTGATGAAAAATGGTGAAATTAAAAACATTCAAACCGATGTCACTTTTCAAAATCCTGAAAACTTAAAATTTGAAAATTATTTCAGAAAAAAAGCTGAAGAATTTGTAAAAAACATAAAATGGATTTCTGCAACAAAAAAAGGAATTAAGGTAAATAGTAAAGTGAATTTTATCTACTTCCATAAATAAAAACTGCCTACAACAGCTAGAGTTTCGTTGCGGCTGCAAGCCGAACAATGAAACTCCTGTTGAAGGGAACCGGAGTACCTGCCGTCAACACTATGGAGTTATCGTAAAGTTTTGAGAGAGAGTTACAAGAGGCAACTGAGCCTCTTTTTTTTGGAGTAGATTTTCATTGGTTTTTCTCGTGTTTTCCTTCACCTTAGGACATAAGTTCCCTTACCCGTAAAATTAACTTTCACGGGGAATTGGGTTTTGGCATCCGCCAAGATACCAAGCAGGTGGGCCTCGTTGGTCAAAAACCGCTATTGGGTGCAAATTGCCCGTTTTGCAACACGGACATTTGGGCAAAAATGTTTTTTTTGCTACTTTTTCCAAGACCTTTACTTGGAGTTTTGCTTGCAAAAGCTTTAGCTTCCCACGCTTCCAAGTGCTGCTCAAAAAGCCATAATGACGAATCTTGACAAAGCGTTTGGGCAAAATATGCAACGAAAACCGACGGATAAACTCGCCGTGGGTCAATGTCATTTGCTTTTTGACTCCCGCCACTCGGTAATCCTTGTAATCGAAAGTCACGTTTTCGTTGTCAATGCTTTTGATTCGGTGGTTGCTGATGGCGATTTTATGGGTATATCTCCCCAGATACTCCACCACCGAATTGGGACTTCCAAAAGGCTTTTTGGTAAAAACTACCCAAGGCTTCTGCCATAAATGCTGCCGGATTTGCTCGTATTTTATGGGCTCTTTTGCTTTGAGTTTCTGGCAATATTTTGCCCTAAACACTTTCGATAAAGCTTTTACGGGAAACAAGAATTTGCCGTCCGTTCGGCTGTTTTTCCACTGTCCGTCTTTATCGATTCCTCCGCCAGGCACAATACAATGCAGGTGCGGATGAAGGCTCAACTGCTGTCCCCAGGTGTGCAAAACAGCAATCATTCCCAGTTGTATTTCTTTGGCTTTGCCAAATTTTTGAAGCGTTTCCCAAGTCGCTTCAAACAGGGTGTCATACACCATTTTTGGCTGATGCATTGCCAAGGAATTAATGCTGTCGGGCAAGGTAAAAACCACGTGGAAGTATGGCACTGGCAAGAGTTCTGTACTTCGGGCTTCCATCCAATCCTCTCGCTTGTTACCCTGACATTTGGGACAATGTCTGTTCCTGCAAGAGTTGTAACTAATGGTCAGATTTCCACATTCATCACACCCATCGATATGACCGCCCAAATCGGCCGTTCGACATTTTTTGATGGCAGAAAGCGTGTGCAGTTGCCAAGTATTCAAGCCGTAGTTTTCGATTTTTGAGGCAATATTTCGCAGTACATCGGCTACTTCCGGTGGCATTTCTCGAAAAGGGTATCCAGTGGACTAAAGATGCGTTGGCTCTCGAGTTGGGCAATCTGTAAATACTCCAAAGTGGTTTCTAGGTTTTGGTGTCCTAAAAGGTCTTTGAGGGTTATAATATCCATGCCATCTTCGAGTAAATGCGTGGCATAACTATGCCGAAGTGTGTGCGTGTGAACCTCTTTTTTGACACCAGATGCCTTGGCCACTTGCCTCACTACCCATTGCACGCCTCGTTGCGAATACCGATTGTCAAAATCACCTCCTGCTCCATTAGGCAAAGGTTGCCCATTAAAAAGGTAATCTTGTGGTTTTTCGGCTTCGATATATTTTTTGAGCCCTCGTATTAAATGAACCGATAAAGGAACATAGCGGTCTTTTTTGCCTTTGCCTTGCACTACTTTGAGTTGCTTTCTATCGAAATCTAAATCTTGTAATCGTACAGAACGTGCTTCCATACAACGCAATCCGCAACCATAAAGCAATCCAATAAGAATGCGATGTTTGAGTAATTTAGCCCCTTGAAGCATGCCCCAAACTTCTTCTTTACTCAAAACAACGGGTAGTTTTTTCTCGTGTTTTATGGACGGTAAACCCAAGTACTCATAAGGCAAGCCTTCTGATTTTAGAAGAAAGCGAAGACCATAAACACAATGTTTGAAATAAGTTTGTGAAGGGGTTTTGGACTTTTTCTGCTGGTAAAACAAGTAATCTTGTACTTGTTCAGGATCTAAATCCGTTGGGATTTTCCCAAAATACAATGATATAGAAGCAACATGTCGAGAATAATTATTAAAAGTACTTTGACTTCTGCCCAATACCGAAATAGTACGTTCAAAACGATTGATGAGTTCCTCAAATCCTGGAACTTCTCGTTTAGCCTGGTTGAGAATTTTGTTTTCTCTTAATTCTTCAACATTCTTTTTTTTGTAGTCATATCTTACCGAATTTAATTATATTCGTAAGGTACAAAATCACGGTAAGTGCTACCGAAGGTTTAGTTCAACAGGCGTTTGGTGAGATTGCAAATTTTGTAGTAAATTCACGTTTACATTTCGCAAGAAATTTTATCTTAACCGAAAGAACTCGATTACGAAGTTCGGAACCAAGCGCCAGAACGTTATAAGCAAGCAAAACTCAGACTCGAATTAGAACTAGTAAATTATGCAACAAAGCAATAAATATAGCGGACTTTCTTGGATGACTGAAGAATTAAAAAGTCAATTGATACTTAGAGATAAAATTGTTTTAGAGCAAGATTTTGATTCACTCTTTCAATTAAAGGACAATTCAGATTTTTCTATAGCGTTACACGAAATTCTAATAAATAAAAACGAAAAATCTCCTGAAAAACTTAACTCAATTGAACTGAATTTATTTCTTTGTATGCATATAGAAAACGCAGGACAGGCTGATTCTATTCTCAGTTTTTTGCAAGAATGGTATCCACAATATTCTAAAGAAGTTGTAAATGCATTAAATGAGATTGGAGCTGTAAAATCTTCTGAAATAATTAGACAAGCAGTCGAACTATTACCAAAAAATGGTAGTTGGTTTTTCGATAGTTCAGATGAAAAAACTGAAAGTTTGATGGAAAAAATGGATAGAGAATTTTCAAGCTATCCTGATGGATTATTAAAAGATTTGTATAGAAATTATGCAGAGAATAATAAAAGTAAAATTTTAATTAACCGAACATAAATTACCTGCCTATAGCAGCTGCAACTGATTTGGGCAATTGGCTCAATCGGAAGATGGTTTGGTATTTGGGATGATTTGCTTCGCCTGTTCGCTATCGCTCGGGTGGCAAATCCGAAAATAGGGCTTTAATTTAATCCCAAACCCGCTGTAGTGCCAGAACGTTAGGTACATGCTAAAAGAACTTAAGTGAAAAAAGACATCTCTATTCAAAATATAACAATTGCGTCGATAAAACGTTCTGCGATGGATATTGATACTTGGGAATATTCTAAAATTTCAGCAGAAACTGAAAATAAGTATATTGACTTTGAATTGGATAAAAATGAGCTTCCAATCTTCGAAATAAAAAGCCAAACTAAACATACTTTAATAACAACTCGTCAAATTTTAGAGGTAGAAAATAACATTCTTAAATCAATAGATTTTGAATCAATTGATGATGTTATTTTTGGAGATTTTAAAGGCACTGTAAATAAACCAAAATTATCAATCTTTAGAATTATTGATATTTACGGAGAACAAATTGATTTTCAAATGGAAACAGGAAAAGCTTCAATCGGATTAATTAAAAGTGTAAATACTGTTATAAATTTAAAAAGGGAATCTTTACATGAATAGTAAAACTCAAAAATGTGACGAATGTAAAAGTCTTTATTTTTCAGAATCATCAGAAATGACCTCTTTATGTCCTGAATGCTCATTTTATTTGTATGGAAAGAAAAATTGTGAGCACAAATTTGAAAATGACAGATGCATAAACTGTTATTGGAATGGAAAATCATCCAAATATGTTAATGATTTAAAAAGCGATAAATAGCCTGTACCTAACAGCCACTACAACGGATTTGGGCATTTGGTTTAATGGAAAGTTGGTTTTATACCTGAATGATTTGTCAAATCCGAAAATAGGGCTTAATTTAGTCCCAAACCCATTGTAGTACCAGAACGTTGGCAGTAATTTTATGGAAAATCATACTTCATTCAAAATAAATACAAAATCGGAGTTTAAAGCACTTCAGGATTTAATCTTTGTGACTATTATATGGGTACCTCTTTGCCTCATTTTTGTATTTGTTTTTCCTTCAATTGCTATATTTTTAGGATTGCTTATTTTCTATCTAATCTTATATTTCATCCCAACAATATATTTACATTCAAATTATGAGAAATACAATAAAGGTAAAAATGTCGTAATTAACTCCTCAGAAATTATTTTCGATGGAGATTACATATACAAAGATTCAATCAAAACAATAAACGCAATTGGCTGTCCTTCTACGTTAGGAATAAGTCACTATAGCAGACTTGCACATATGACTGGATATTATTATATAGAGGTTGTTACAAATAATAGTCAAACGGTGATTCTGACTTCATTACTTGACAAAAATATCCTCAAAATAATTAAAGAAAATTTCCCTGATGTAACAATAAATTTGAATTCACAATTTTATCCAATAATTTAAAAAAACTACAGCTAACCGCCATGGCAGTGGCCTTAGTTAATACAAACATATACACCTAAATTTCGGTAGATATACGAATGCTTGTATCGTATATAAACAAGTTAGCGCTTATAACTTCAAAAATCAGAATCTTGACGAAAATATTCAGATACTTAAAACATATAAGTAGAAGTTCTAATTTAATGTAAAAAAGCATTTTATATTAGATTAGCTTTTTCAAAATAAAAAATACTCAAGATACACGTCTCGCACAATTTGCAAATTTAGGAGATTAACCTGTTTTATACTATTTTAGTAAAAACGAGAATATTCACCTCCATAAGATGCTAACTGAGCGAGATGCTGAAATAGTAGTATTAATTTGGAAACCATCTGTCAATCAAAGTTTTTATTTCCAATTTTGCATTTTCAAGAATTGAATTTAATTGGTCTCTATTTTGGTCAACCCCAAAAGCTGAAATCTGTTCTGAAGAGATACCCATAAAATCAAAATTTTGTTTTAGTGTAGATGAAGCAAATTCCTTGATGGTACCGGAATTATTATAATCGAATCCACTGACTACTATTGATAAAGCTTTTTTATCTTTACAAAGACCACTAAAGCCTGTTTCAGGGCTAAAAGAAAATGTCTTATCACTAACGACAATAGCATCTATCCAGGCCTTTACTGTTGCTGGCATTGTAAAATTGTAAATTGGAAAAGCCAATACAATATGATCAGCAGCAATAACTTCCTCTATAAGTTTGTGATGATTAGACAGCGTTAAGAGTTCTGTTTCCGAAAACTCTCTTTTACCCATGTTCCATTCCATTATTAAATTCAAATTTTTTTCTAATAATAATTCTGGCGGCGTTTCAGTTAAATTTAAATGTTTAATTTCTGTTTTTCCTTTTGCCAGTTCCACAAATTCATTAAATAAAATTTTTGTGTATGAGCCATTTCTAGGGGTGTAATTTATTACTAATGTTTTTGTCATTTGTTCTATTTTTTTACAAATATAGAGTCAACACATTAATAATTTTAATTATTTTTGTTTACCTATTTATAATATATGTTATGATTAATTTGGAATGGCTGCGAACATTCAGCGCTATATATGAATGCAAGAATATAACAGAAGCATCAATCAAATTAAATATGACCCAGCCTGGAGTTAGCAAACATTTATCTGCCCTGGAAAGCCATATTGGAAAAAAACTATTTGAAAGAACTACCCGGAAATTAGCACCTACCGAATATGGAAAATTTTTATATTCACAAATCAACAATCCATTAAGTGAATTAGAAAAAGTAGAATATTATTCAGGTCAAAGAGCAAAAAAACAACGATCTGCCATAACAATTGGCTGTACTACAGACTTTTTCAGGAAAGAGTTAATACATCATATTTATACTTTTGACATGTATATAGTGATCCAATTTGGAAATGAAAAAGAATTGATCGAAGCTCTTGAAATGGAAAAAATTCAATTATTGGTCGGAATAAAAAAACACGATACTTACGACCATCAATTCACATACCTAAAGAATGAAGAGTTAGAATTAATTTGCTCCAATTCTATTGTTATTCCGGAGAATATTGAAAAAAATGATACGCAATTCATCACATGGCTTCAAAAACAAACCTGGTTTACCTATGACAATAACCAAAATGATATAAAAAAATTCTGGGATTCCAGATTTAATACTAGTCCCAGAATAGTCCCAAGATATATTTTACCCTCTTATCTGGACATAATAGAAGCTTTAAAAAATAATAGCGGATTTAGTATAGTTCCTAAACATTTATGTGATGAAGAGTTAGACAAAAATTTAATTAAAACACCCATTAAATCTTCTAAAATAATAGAGCAAAAACTATTTTATTCATTCAAGCTGAAGAATAACAACCTGAAAGAAATTAACCTTTTTATAGAGAAGATGGAAAAAACTAATTTACCACCTAATTAAATTAGTTTTTAAGAACACAACTGAATTAGTATGAATATTAGCAACCCCATCTGGCGCTCATTTTAGCATGAAACGATAATCATTTGGGCGTGCCACCATCCCGGCAAGAGGCCCAACATGCTTTGCGGTTATTCGTCCTCTTACCGGCATGCTGTCAGGCTGTCCGCGTTACTTCGGTAACCTGCTCCCATCCTTCACGCGGGCACAAGAACATTTTTGTAAGTTTGAGGTTGTTATTTTTTTATATTTGGAAGAAGTAAAAACTTCGTGTATGCATCCAGTTTTAGTAGTTTGTTACTATTTTGTTACGGACATACGTTAATTAGCTATAATTCAAATCAACATGGGAAATAAAATATTTGATACTATTTTATTGAGAAAGATTGAAAACTTTGTATCTACTTTTGGAGAAGACAGCAATTCTATTTTTAAACTTAACGAGAAACTTATCCATCCGGCAGAATATGGAAAATATAGAGAAAATGCACTAAAAGATTTGTTACAAGTCTTGACTAAGTTTAAAGTGTCAGATGGCTTTGTAATTACCTCAAATGAAAAAGTAAGTACTCAATGTGACGTTGTTGTTTATGATAATTTAGATTTTCCAGTTTTAGAGAATAATTTAGCACAGTTTTTTTCAATTGAAAGTGTTATTTCGATTGGAGAAGTTAAATCTACTTTGAACAAAGCTCAATTTAAAAGTGCTTTGAGAAAACTTGCTGAGAACAAAAAACTTTCTGAAAACATCAATGGAAAACCAAAATTAAAAGTAATATATGGCGACGAATATAATTCCCCAATTTCGTTTTTAGTTTGTAAGAACTTAAAATTCGAACTGGAAAAAATTGATTATGATGAGATCTATAAGGGGATTCCAAAAATATATTGGCATAATTTAATTCTTATAGTAGATCAAGGATTAAGTAACTATACTTTTGCAACCAAGAACTTTTCGGAATCAGATAAATCAGAATTCGTTTCCAATGGAGGTAATATAAATTTAGTATCATTTTTCCCTAATAAATTTTATACTTATAACAATACAACTTATGAATGTAATACAAACTTCCTAAAAGTTGATGACCAGGATCAGTTTAAGCATATAAAAATGTTCATAACTGGATTTTCTCAAGCAATTTTATATAAAACCATATTTCAAACGCAAATTGTGCATTACATGAATTACGAAGTACAAAAGTTATTTCAAACTTGATAAACTATAGCTAACACTCGCTACAATAGATTTTAGACAATTAATTGACTTAATGAAAAGTTAGTTTTACATTTGAGATGAATTGGCAAATTCTAAAAAGGGAAATTAATTAATACCAACTCTTATCCTCCGAAATCTTCTTTAAAAAAAGGAAGTTTTTAAAAGTCTGATCATTCTATGAAGTCTTCACTGAATTAAGAATTTCTTTTTCGAGTTGGATATACCTTCTGTTTAAAATTAGTGATTTCATCTTTCAATTTATTGTTAGCATTATTAAGTAGTTCATTTTGATGTTTCATGATATTTAATAAATCATGCATCGCATTTAAATTTTCCAATTGCACAGAAACGATTTGTTCCAAATCGGCTTTAGTATACCTTCTACTCATAATGTAAGCTTTAAAAATAATTCTTTAGACTTTCTAAACAAATATAATGATATTCTATAT encodes:
- a CDS encoding FMN-dependent NADH-azoreductase, whose protein sequence is MTKTLVINYTPRNGSYTKILFNEFVELAKGKTEIKHLNLTETPPELLLEKNLNLIMEWNMGKREFSETELLTLSNHHKLIEEVIAADHIVLAFPIYNFTMPATVKAWIDAIVVSDKTFSFSPETGFSGLCKDKKALSIVVSGFDYNNSGTIKEFASSTLKQNFDFMGISSEQISAFGVDQNRDQLNSILENAKLEIKTLIDRWFPN
- a CDS encoding DMP19 family protein: MQQSNKYSGLSWMTEELKSQLILRDKIVLEQDFDSLFQLKDNSDFSIALHEILINKNEKSPEKLNSIELNLFLCMHIENAGQADSILSFLQEWYPQYSKEVVNALNEIGAVKSSEIIRQAVELLPKNGSWFFDSSDEKTESLMEKMDREFSSYPDGLLKDLYRNYAENNKSKILINRT
- a CDS encoding tyrosine-type recombinase/integrase, with the protein product MGRSQSTFNNYSRHVASISLYFGKIPTDLDPEQVQDYLFYQQKKSKTPSQTYFKHCVYGLRFLLKSEGLPYEYLGLPSIKHEKKLPVVLSKEEVWGMLQGAKLLKHRILIGLLYGCGLRCMEARSVRLQDLDFDRKQLKVVQGKGKKDRYVPLSVHLIRGLKKYIEAEKPQDYLFNGQPLPNGAGGDFDNRYSQRGVQWVVRQVAKASGVKKEVHTHTLRHSYATHLLEDGMDIITLKDLLGHQNLETTLEYLQIAQLESQRIFSPLDTLFEKCHRK
- a CDS encoding LysR family transcriptional regulator, with translation MINLEWLRTFSAIYECKNITEASIKLNMTQPGVSKHLSALESHIGKKLFERTTRKLAPTEYGKFLYSQINNPLSELEKVEYYSGQRAKKQRSAITIGCTTDFFRKELIHHIYTFDMYIVIQFGNEKELIEALEMEKIQLLVGIKKHDTYDHQFTYLKNEELELICSNSIVIPENIEKNDTQFITWLQKQTWFTYDNNQNDIKKFWDSRFNTSPRIVPRYILPSYLDIIEALKNNSGFSIVPKHLCDEELDKNLIKTPIKSSKIIEQKLFYSFKLKNNNLKEINLFIEKMEKTNLPPN
- a CDS encoding DUF6602 domain-containing protein — translated: MGNKIFDTILLRKIENFVSTFGEDSNSIFKLNEKLIHPAEYGKYRENALKDLLQVLTKFKVSDGFVITSNEKVSTQCDVVVYDNLDFPVLENNLAQFFSIESVISIGEVKSTLNKAQFKSALRKLAENKKLSENINGKPKLKVIYGDEYNSPISFLVCKNLKFELEKIDYDEIYKGIPKIYWHNLILIVDQGLSNYTFATKNFSESDKSEFVSNGGNINLVSFFPNKFYTYNNTTYECNTNFLKVDDQDQFKHIKMFITGFSQAILYKTIFQTQIVHYMNYEVQKLFQT
- a CDS encoding IS91 family transposase, which codes for MPPEVADVLRNIASKIENYGLNTWQLHTLSAIKKCRTADLGGHIDGCDECGNLTISYNSCRNRHCPKCQGNKREDWMEARSTELLPVPYFHVVFTLPDSINSLAMHQPKMVYDTLFEATWETLQKFGKAKEIQLGMIAVLHTWGQQLSLHPHLHCIVPGGGIDKDGQWKNSRTDGKFLFPVKALSKVFRAKYCQKLKAKEPIKYEQIRQHLWQKPWVVFTKKPFGSPNSVVEYLGRYTHKIAISNHRIKSIDNENVTFDYKDYRVAGVKKQMTLTHGEFIRRFSLHILPKRFVKIRHYGFLSSTWKRGKLKLLQAKLQVKVLEKVAKKTFLPKCPCCKTGNLHPIAVFDQRGPPAWYLGGCQNPIPRES